A single Abyssisolibacter fermentans DNA region contains:
- a CDS encoding Flp1 family type IVb pilin, which produces MKNEIRRFIKEEDGLGTVEIVLLIAILIGLALLFKKRIVKIVNGLIDKLDADTGIDSTK; this is translated from the coding sequence ATGAAAAATGAGATTAGAAGGTTTATAAAGGAAGAGGATGGTTTAGGAACAGTGGAGATAGTTTTGTTGATAGCTATTTTGATAGGTTTAGCTCTATTGTTTAAAAAAAGAATTGTAAAAATTGTAAATGGATTAATTGATAAATTAGATGCAGATACAGGTATTGATTCCACCAAGTAG